CAAGGATTTCGAGCCGGGTTCGTACAGCGGCCGCAACTTCCACTTCGGCATCCGCGAGCACGGCATGGCGGCGGCGCTCAACGGCATGGCGCTCTCGAAGGTGCGGCCGTTCGGGGCGACGTTCTTCGTGTTCTTCGACTATCTCAAGCCGTCGTTCCGCTTGAGCGCGATCGGGCATCTGCCGGTGATCTATATCTTCACGCACGATTCGATCGGGCTGGGCGAAGACGGCCCGACGCATCAGCCGATCGAGCATCTGGCCGCGGCCCGGGCGATCCCGAATGTCGTGATCATGCGGCCGGGGGACGCAAATGAGGTGTCCGAGGCCTGGCGAGCGATCATGCAGATCAAGGATCGGCCCGTGGCGCTGGTGCTGACGCGGCAGAATCTGCCCACGCTCGATCGCACGAAATACGCCGCGGCCAGCGGCGTCGCGCGCGGGGCTTATGTGCTGGCCGACGCGCCCGGCGGCAAGCCCAGCGTGATCCTGATGGCCTCGGGAAGCGAAGTGCAACTCTGCGTCGAAGCGCACGAACGGCTCGCGAAGGACGGCATCGCCGCGCGCGTGGTGAGCATGCCGAGCTGGGAGTTCTTCGAGGCGCAAGACGCCGCCTATCGCAACAGCGTCTTGCCGCCGACGTTGACCGCGCGGGTGGCCGTCGAGGCGGCGAGCGGCTTCGGCTGGGAGCGCTGGATCGGCCCCGCGGGCCGATTCGTCGGCATGAAAACTTTCGGCGCTTCCGCCCCCGGCGGCGTGGTCATGAAGCATTTCGGCCTGACGGCGGATCACGTCGTCGCGGAAGCGAAGGCGGCGCTCGCCGGCAAATGACGTTTCGCGGCGACTCGCTTCGTCATTCTGTATAAGATTGCGTTATGGCCACATTTCTGGGACCGTTTTCTCTCGATGGGATGGTGCGTGCCGTGCAGCGGGTTCGCGATAGGCTGTTGCGCGCTACAAGTGCACTGGAGCAGGCTCAGGTGCCGTATGCTGTGATCGGCGGCAATGCGGTTGCCGCTTGGGTCGCCCGCGTTGATGAATCCGCGGTACGCAACACGCAAGATGTCGACGTCCTGATCCGCCGCGCCGATTTCGATGCCGTCAAGAAGGCACTCGAAGGCGCCGGCTTTCGCTACCACCACGCGGCCAGCATCGACATGTTTCTCGACGGTCCGAATGCCAAGGCGCGCGACGCAATTCATGTGGTCTTCGCAGGTGAGACGGTTCGCTCCGGCGAGCCGCTGCCGAACCCCGACGTGACGGAAAGCGAAATGGCGGGACAGTACAAGATTCTGAGCTTGCGCGCATTAGTTCAGATCAAGTTGACGGCCTTCCGCGATAAAGACCGCACGCACTTGCGCGATCTGCTAGATGTCGGCCTCATCGACAGTAGCTGGGGCCAATACTACCCGCCCGAATTGGCTGCGCGATTGCAGCAACTTGTGAACACTCCTGGCGGTTAGGCGCCAGCATTCCCATCCGGCGAATGGTATACTTCGAGTTGGAACTGGAAGACCGGTCATGACTCGAAATTGCTCCCTGCGCGGCCTTTTCAGCGGAGTTCTCGCGGCTTTCGCGTGCTTGCTCGTCGAGGCGCGAGGCGTGCTGAGAGCTGCGGACATCACCGACGCCCGCGCGTCGCTCGAAGCGAAATATGCCGCCGATCTGGCAGAGTTGGCCAACTGGTCCGATCAGCATCAGTTGACGGCCGAGGCGAAGCTGGCTCGGGCGTGGAGCGTCAAGCGCGATCCGCGAAAGCTGTATATCTTCGACGTGCCCGACGCGCTCGTCGCGCCGGCCAAGATGGCGGACGACCCGAATCTGGCCGAATGGTGGACGAGATGGGTCAAGCTCCGCCGCACTCAAGCCGACGCGCTATTCGATCTGGCGGGCAAGACGCTCGACGACCATCGCCCTGCGCTGGCTTACGAGTTGATCCGCCAGATCGTTCGCGAGTTTCCCGATCATGAGGCGGCGCGGACTATTCTCGGTTACGAGAAATCCGGCGGCCGTTGGGTCTCCGCCTATGCGGCCCATCGATTGGCGCTGGGCCAAGTGTTCGACGAGCGGTTCGGCTGGCTGCCGGCCAAGGATGTTCCGCGGTATGAGCGCGGCGAGCGGAATTATCGCGGCACGTGGCTGAGCGCCGCGGACGACGCCCGGCTCCACTCGCAGATCAAAAGCGGCTGGCGAATCGACACCGAACATTTTGTCGTGACGACCGACGATGGCATCGAAGCCGGCGTGCGCCTCGCGCGGAAGCTCGAGCGGCTGGACGAAATCTGGCGGCAGGTCTTCGTCACCTACTATATGACCGAAGGGGAGCTGACGAAGCGGTATCACGGAGTTGCGTTGCCGCGGCACGAGGCGAAGCAGCATCAGGTCGTGCTGTTCCGCAATCGCGACGAATACAATGCTGCGCTCAAGCCGTCGCAGCCAATGATCGGCGTCACCTTGGGGTACTACTGGTTCGACAGCCACACGGCCTATTTCTTCTCCGGCGACGAGCAGAACGACGCCACGATCTATCACGAAGCCACGCACGAATTGTTCCAAGAAAATCGCACGGCAGTGCGCGATCTTGGGAAAAAGAGCAACTTCTGGGTCGTCGAAGCGGTCGCCTGCTACATGGAATCGCTAACCAATCACGGCGGCTATTGGACGCTCGGCGGCGCGGATGAGGGGCGAATGCCTGCGGCCTTGACGCGGCTCTTGCAAGACAACTTCTACGTGCCGCTCGCCGAGATGACGAGTTACAGCCGCGATGCGATCCAGCACGACCCGCGGTTGCCGAAGCTGTATAGCGAAGCATCCGGCCTGGCGAATTTCCTGATCCACTTCCGTAGCGGCCGATATCGCCAGCCGCTGATCGACTACCTGATTGCCGTCTACTCCGGCCGCGCCGAGCCCGACACGCTCGCCAAACTCACCGGCGCAAGCTACGAGCAACTCGATCAGCAATATCGGGACTACATGAAGGAAGTGGCGAGTGGCGAGAATTAGCCTACATGATCGCTGACCATCCGGCAACTTCGTCCTCCGCGCGCCCGCTGCCGCTGCTGATGCGGCGCGATTTGGAGATTCGCGCGATGCGGATGCGCGGGCGGCCGGTGTGGGTCGTGAAAGACCCGGTGGCCATGCGCTACTATCAGCTTCGCGAGGAGGAGTATTTCGTGCTGCGTCTGCTCGACGGGCGGACGAGCAGCGAGGAGATTCAAGCACTTTTCGAGCGCCGCTTCGCCCCGCGGCAATTGGAGCCGGCGCGGCTGCACGCATTTCTCTCTCGGCTGCATCGCGAGGGGATGATCGTTTCGCAATCGCCGGGGCAAGGGGCGGAGCTGCTCGTTCGCCGAAAACGGCTCGCGCGGCAGGTTTGGATCGAGGCGGTGTCGAATGTATTGGCCCTGCGGCTGCGCGGCGTCGATCCGAACCGGTTCTTGGGCCGGCTCGCGCCGCTCGCGGGCTGGATGTTTTCGCGGTGGTTTTTGGCCGCGAGCCTAATGCTCATGGCGGCGGCGCTGGGCTTGGTCGCAGTCCATTTCGACACGCTGCGAATGCGGCTCCCCGACTTTCACGCCTTCTTCAGCGCCCACAATCTGATTTGGCTAGCCGTCGCGGTGGCGCTCGCGAAGGTGCTGCACGAATTGGGGCATGCGCTCACCTGCCGGCATTTCGGCGGCGAGTGCCACGAGATCGGGATCATGTTTCTCGTGTTCACGCCCTGCCTGTATTGCAATGTGTCCGACGCCTGGATGATGACCAACAAATGGCGGCGGATCGCGATTGGGGCTGCCGGCATGTGGGTCGAGATGATGCTCGCGAGCGTCGCGACGTTCGTCTGGTGGTGGACTGGGCCGGGGCTCTTGAATGGCTTGTGCCTCGACCTGATGTTCGTCTGCTCGGCGAGCACGCTGTTGTTCAACGGCAACCCGCTCTTGAAGTATGATGGCTACTATATCCTGTCGGACTTAGTCGAAGTGCCGAACTTGCAAGAGCAATCGAGCCGGGTCGTGCGGCGGTGGTGGATTCGCTGGGCCTTCGGGATCGAGCAGCCGGCAGACCGGCTCGCGCCCGACGAAGGTCGCGGGTGGTTGGCGCTCTATTCGATCGCTTCGACGGCGTATCGCCTGTTTGTCGTGGTGGCGATCTTGTGGTTTTTGGGGCGCGTGCTCAAGCCATACGGGCTGGATGTGATCGCGCAAGCGGCCGGGCTGCTCGTGATCGGCGGGATGGTCGCGATGCCGCTGATGCGGTCGGCGCGCTGGATTCGGGACCATCAGAGGAATGAAAACTTGAACTGGGCGCGATTCATCACCCGCGGCGGCCTCGTCGCAGCGGGTATCGGCGCGCTGGCCAGCATTCCCTTGCCGCGCCATCTCTCGGCGCCGGCCGTGCTCGAGCCGAGCGGGGCGAACCGGGTGTACGTCACCGTGCCGGGCACGCTGCTGGAGGCCGTCGCCGCGGGGGAATCGGTTCGCTCCGGCCAGACGATCGCGCGGCTTGAGAATCTCGACCTCGAAATGGAGCTGACCCGCCTGCAAGGCCAGCGCGACCGGCAGGCCCTGCACTTGAAAAACCTCCGCGGGCAGCAAGGGGCCGATCCAGCCGCCGCGGCCCAAATCCCGACGGCGGAGGAGACGCTGGCCGATATTGAAACACGGCTCGCCGAGCGCCGCCGCGATCGAGAGCGGCTGTCGCTCACCGCGCCGCAGGATGGAACTGTGCTGCCTCCTCACCGGCAGTCGCCGCAGACCGCCCCCGACGAGCTGCCAACCTGGACCGACACGCCCCTCGATCCGCGGAATCGCGGGGCGTATCTTGAAACGGGCACGGTCGTCTGCCTCGTCGGCGATCCAAAGCGGCTCGAAGCGACGCTGGTGATCGATCAGGCCGACATCGACTTGATCCGTGTCGGCCAGAAAGTGCGCCTTCGATTGGATGAATTTCCGGACGAATCGCTCACCGGCATGATCGCGGCCATCGGCGAATTGGATTTGAAAGTCGCCCCGCGCGAGTTGGTGATCGCGGGCGATCTTCCCAGCCGAATCGACGAATCGGGAACACCGCGGCCGCTGAACACTTCTTACCAGGCCCGCGTGGAACTCGATCCGGAAAGGCATCGCTTGCAAAGCGGAGCGCCCGGCCGTGCGAAGATTTACGCCGAGCCGCAGTCCATCGCCCAGCGGCTGATGCGCTACCTTCGGCAGACGTTTGAAATGAAAAGCTGAGCGCAGCTCCACTCGTTCCAAGGCTCTGCCTGGGCTGGGCTCCTCCGGTCTTACAGACCGAATGCGGCCTGCGCTCGGTGGACAACGGCGGGGCGGCGCTCCCCGTGCTGGAACTCGCCGGCAGCGTCGCTGCCGGGGTTGCCTCATCAAGTCGCACGCGCGCTTCGCGACTCGATGCTCGGATCGTGAGGAGCGACCCACAACACCTTCTCACGTTCATAACGCTTTCCGTTATCCAAGAGAGCGCTTGCCGAGAAACTAATTCCGAAGCCGGCACGCGGGCGACCGTTCACCGTCCCTTGAATTGCTCCGGACAGCTTTCCGAGCCTCAATCGTGCCTCGCGAACCTGTGCCAGTTCAAGTCCGGCGTGTTGCAGGTGGTCCGCGAACCTAGTTGTCGCCAGTTGGGCCGCCACACCAATCGGTGACTCCGCGTTCGTCGGAAGAGCGAGGAGATCGAACTCAACTTCGCCGAGATCGACGACTAGGAACCCGAACAAGAAGTAACCGTGATATTCGGAATAGCGACTCGCGTACCTTCCGAGAAAGTTGTGTAGAACGCTCTTTATGGCTCCTCGGGATGGCATTGCCAGGTTGCTCGTCACTTCTCCGCCGGCTTGGTCAAATCGACGTAGACATGCTGCCCGCCGCTGCGCTTGGCGAGCGTTTCGAGCAGGTTGCTTTGCCCTGCGCCGGGGGGCGGCGAGATTTGGATCACGTTGATCACCGTGCCGCTGCCATTGAGCCGGTCCAGCCGCGCGAGTTCGTCCTTCGTGATGTCGTCGGGCGGATCGCCGTCGGTGAGCAGGAAGATCACGTCGGGGCGCAATCCCAGGGCCATCGCCAGCGCGTCGGCGTGCTTGGTCGCCCCCTCGGCCCTGATTGAATCGACGAACTGCCGGGCCAGCTTCTTATTGTGGTCGGTGCCAAAGATCAACCGCCCGCCGGTCGGATCGATCCGAAACACCTTTTGATCCTGATTGTAAAAAATGACGTAGAACTGCTGCACATCGGAGAGCGCGTCAATGCTGGCGAGCAATTCGGCCTTCGCCCGATCGAGCGGCTTGTTCTCCAACACCCCCATGCTGCCGGAATGATCGAAGACATAGACAATCTTCGACCCCTTCGCATCGATGCCCAGCAGCGTGGCCTTGCCTTCGCTCTCCTCGCCAATGCGCGGGGGATCGGCCGCACGAGCCGACGACGCGACCAGCACCATCGCGCCGACCAGCATGACGGAAGAGAATCGAATGGACCAGCGACGAATTAGTTTTGAAGTTGCCATCGTATGAAGCTCGATAGTTGACCAAGTCGATCCTACGCCCGATCAAAGGCGGCCGTCAGCCAAGGGCGACGCGAGAACGTGATGGCCTAGTAGATGATTTTGCGTTCAATCCCATTCCCCCCAACGAACTGCACGAGCCATGCGCTGAAGTGAAATCTGATTTGAATCAGGTGGCGATATGCCATTCTGCCGTCCACCGGAACCATGAAAATGATCGAGATAACGAAACTCACTCATATCAACTCTGAACTCTTGCCCAAATGCCACCATCAATTGAATCGCCCGTGGACCGGTGATTCCCAAGTCCGTCTCCAGCAGAGAATGGGATGCCACGCGGGATATCGGAATCTGCGTAAACTGCGACACAAAGAGTGCCACTCGCTTTAGGCAATCGACGTCAAAGGACAACCCTTCTGTGGTCAAGTATTGGACGTAGCCAGTCACGTAATGTATGCATGGCGCTGCTGCGTCTTCGAATTTGCCATCACACCCCGGATGCTCCGAGCCAGTGACTTCATCGATGATCCTTACGTTCGTTGAATGGCATCGGAGGCACCGAGGCGGCGACTGACGAGACTTGCGCCAGTCCAGATTGCGAGTCCGGACGTCAAGAGTTCGTGCATCGGCCCCGGTTACGATCGCTTCCTGTAGGCGATGTTCAATGACCCCCATAGTTGCTATCTGTTCGACCTCGACCAAGCCATCGCAATCAACGCACCATCCAACCGCATTGTCAAACAACGGCAGTTCGTATCGATCGGGAAACACATAACACCGCGTGATGGCGATACTCACCTCGTACTGCTGGTCGCACGAACTGCAACGATAAGCGATTGGCCAAGGCATCTGAGTTTTTCCATTTCATGCGGTTGCTCCATTATACAAGTCTTTGCAGACGT
This genomic window from Pirellulales bacterium contains:
- a CDS encoding nucleotidyltransferase family protein, coding for MATFLGPFSLDGMVRAVQRVRDRLLRATSALEQAQVPYAVIGGNAVAAWVARVDESAVRNTQDVDVLIRRADFDAVKKALEGAGFRYHHAASIDMFLDGPNAKARDAIHVVFAGETVRSGEPLPNPDVTESEMAGQYKILSLRALVQIKLTAFRDKDRTHLRDLLDVGLIDSSWGQYYPPELAARLQQLVNTPGG
- a CDS encoding HlyD family efflux transporter periplasmic adaptor subunit, with the translated sequence MIADHPATSSSARPLPLLMRRDLEIRAMRMRGRPVWVVKDPVAMRYYQLREEEYFVLRLLDGRTSSEEIQALFERRFAPRQLEPARLHAFLSRLHREGMIVSQSPGQGAELLVRRKRLARQVWIEAVSNVLALRLRGVDPNRFLGRLAPLAGWMFSRWFLAASLMLMAAALGLVAVHFDTLRMRLPDFHAFFSAHNLIWLAVAVALAKVLHELGHALTCRHFGGECHEIGIMFLVFTPCLYCNVSDAWMMTNKWRRIAIGAAGMWVEMMLASVATFVWWWTGPGLLNGLCLDLMFVCSASTLLFNGNPLLKYDGYYILSDLVEVPNLQEQSSRVVRRWWIRWAFGIEQPADRLAPDEGRGWLALYSIASTAYRLFVVVAILWFLGRVLKPYGLDVIAQAAGLLVIGGMVAMPLMRSARWIRDHQRNENLNWARFITRGGLVAAGIGALASIPLPRHLSAPAVLEPSGANRVYVTVPGTLLEAVAAGESVRSGQTIARLENLDLEMELTRLQGQRDRQALHLKNLRGQQGADPAAAAQIPTAEETLADIETRLAERRRDRERLSLTAPQDGTVLPPHRQSPQTAPDELPTWTDTPLDPRNRGAYLETGTVVCLVGDPKRLEATLVIDQADIDLIRVGQKVRLRLDEFPDESLTGMIAAIGELDLKVAPRELVIAGDLPSRIDESGTPRPLNTSYQARVELDPERHRLQSGAPGRAKIYAEPQSIAQRLMRYLRQTFEMKS
- a CDS encoding vWA domain-containing protein yields the protein MATSKLIRRWSIRFSSVMLVGAMVLVASSARAADPPRIGEESEGKATLLGIDAKGSKIVYVFDHSGSMGVLENKPLDRAKAELLASIDALSDVQQFYVIFYNQDQKVFRIDPTGGRLIFGTDHNKKLARQFVDSIRAEGATKHADALAMALGLRPDVIFLLTDGDPPDDITKDELARLDRLNGSGTVINVIQISPPPGAGQSNLLETLAKRSGGQHVYVDLTKPAEK